The uncultured Treponema sp. genome includes a region encoding these proteins:
- a CDS encoding DnaJ domain-containing protein: MEDLYKILNVEKNASAEEIKKAYRNLAFKFHPDRNPGDKSAEENFKKINEAYSVLGDEIKRRQYDQYNMNGFSENFQQNGGFYQGDPFADFFNNRNYQYTYTYSSKNSESKKGFSLIGLFLSIIQILFCFLGFTTVGRWSFLLGILFFIGLVNGIKSAAGNLKWILAE, translated from the coding sequence ATGGAAGATTTGTATAAAATTTTGAATGTTGAAAAAAATGCCTCTGCGGAAGAAATCAAAAAAGCCTATAGAAATTTAGCATTTAAATTTCATCCAGACAGAAATCCGGGCGATAAATCCGCGGAAGAAAATTTCAAAAAAATAAACGAAGCTTATTCAGTTTTAGGCGATGAAATAAAACGCCGCCAGTACGACCAGTACAACATGAACGGCTTTTCTGAAAATTTTCAGCAGAATGGCGGATTTTATCAAGGCGACCCTTTTGCGGATTTTTTCAACAACAGAAATTATCAGTACACTTACACTTATTCTTCAAAAAATTCAGAGAGCAAAAAAGGCTTTTCTTTAATAGGACTTTTCTTAAGCATAATTCAGATTTTGTTCTGCTTCTTGGGATTTACCACAGTCGGCAGATGGAGTTTTTTGCTCGGCATTTTATTTTTTATCGGACTTGTCAACGGAATAAAATCAGCGGCAGGAAATTTAAAATGGATTCTTGCGGAATAA
- the rnhA gene encoding ribonuclease HI, whose product MENNSGIVVYTDGGCRGNPGCGGWGCVIIDGEKEYKFSGGEKLTTNNRMELMAAISALNSIAENALWKNQHISVYSDSQYVKNGITSWIQNWKKNGWKTSAKKPVLNKDLWVQLDSVYNLLDIEWKWVKGHAGVKYNEICDELCNMEMDKQS is encoded by the coding sequence ATGGAAAATAATTCAGGAATTGTTGTTTACACTGATGGCGGCTGCCGCGGAAATCCTGGCTGCGGAGGCTGGGGCTGCGTTATAATTGACGGCGAAAAAGAATACAAATTTTCCGGCGGAGAAAAACTTACAACAAACAATCGCATGGAACTTATGGCGGCAATAAGCGCGCTGAATTCAATTGCTGAAAATGCGCTTTGGAAAAATCAGCATATTTCAGTTTATTCAGACAGCCAGTATGTAAAAAACGGAATAACTTCTTGGATTCAAAACTGGAAAAAAAACGGCTGGAAAACTTCCGCAAAGAAACCTGTTCTAAACAAAGATTTGTGGGTTCAGCTTGATTCAGTTTACAATCTTCTTGACATCGAATGGAAATGGGTCAAAGGTCATGCGGGCGTAAAGTACAACGAAATTTGCGATGAGCTTTGCAACATGGAAATGGACAAGCAAAGCTGA